A stretch of Aureispira sp. CCB-E DNA encodes these proteins:
- a CDS encoding DUF6088 family protein has product MESVEKIIKSKISLLERGTLLFPNDFNKLGSSEAVRIALHRLNKSGFIKRVAQGIYVRPKTSKYVGEVLPSAEEVVEAIAKRDKIRIVPTGTYALHMLGLSSQIPTKLVFLTDGSSREIKVGNRTIKFKKASPKNLLAKGEISSQVIQALRAIGKEALTKNEIEKIKILLQKEDPKDLEHDIELAPEWIKKIMKINRIQFDSLEEEERRAIYEKIAEETGMTSYAVEKDWWVVQTLSIIFSMDIGKSIVFKGGTSLSKAWNLIARFSEDIDFAIDRKFFDFEGELSKSQITKLRKKASVYITEVFYPALEIKFREKGFRNIEFKLVETKDSDQDPRIIEIYYPSITQTSIYIKPRVQVEIGCRSLREPFNMESISSLVDEYYPDAEFNQAPVMVPTVNPSRTFLEKLFLLHEEFQRPVEKIRTDRLSRHLYDVYQLSSTEYAEEAIKNKELYEVIVRHRYKFSRVGGVNYNLHQPQLINPIPPIHLEEAWKKDYRSMQEEMIYGQSPSFEEMLQQIKLFLEKMKALDWTMDLEFPFKKH; this is encoded by the coding sequence ATGGAAAGCGTAGAAAAAATAATAAAAAGTAAAATTTCTTTACTTGAGAGAGGAACATTATTGTTTCCTAATGATTTTAATAAACTTGGATCTTCGGAAGCAGTAAGAATTGCTCTACATCGACTTAATAAAAGTGGTTTTATTAAGAGAGTGGCTCAAGGTATCTATGTTCGACCTAAAACTAGTAAGTATGTAGGAGAGGTACTACCCTCTGCGGAAGAAGTGGTAGAGGCAATTGCAAAAAGGGATAAAATTAGGATTGTTCCAACAGGAACTTATGCCTTGCATATGTTAGGATTAAGTTCCCAAATACCAACCAAATTGGTCTTTCTTACAGATGGTTCTTCACGAGAAATCAAGGTAGGAAATCGAACAATTAAATTTAAAAAGGCGTCACCCAAAAACTTATTGGCCAAAGGAGAAATTAGTAGTCAAGTAATTCAAGCTCTTCGTGCAATAGGGAAGGAAGCACTAACAAAAAATGAAATTGAAAAAATAAAAATATTATTACAAAAAGAAGATCCAAAAGATTTAGAGCATGACATTGAATTAGCACCAGAATGGATTAAAAAAATAATGAAAATAAATCGTATTCAATTTGATAGTTTAGAAGAAGAGGAGCGTAGAGCTATTTATGAAAAAATTGCTGAAGAAACAGGGATGACTTCTTATGCAGTGGAAAAAGATTGGTGGGTTGTTCAAACTTTATCAATTATCTTTAGTATGGATATAGGCAAGTCTATTGTTTTCAAAGGAGGAACATCCTTGAGTAAAGCTTGGAATTTAATTGCTCGTTTTTCTGAAGATATAGATTTTGCAATAGATCGAAAGTTTTTTGATTTTGAAGGCGAATTATCAAAGAGCCAAATAACTAAGCTAAGAAAAAAGGCGAGTGTTTATATTACAGAAGTTTTTTATCCAGCATTAGAAATTAAATTTCGGGAAAAGGGATTTAGAAATATTGAATTTAAGCTCGTTGAAACAAAAGATAGTGATCAAGATCCACGCATTATTGAAATATATTACCCAAGTATTACGCAGACCTCGATTTATATCAAGCCTAGAGTTCAAGTAGAAATTGGTTGCCGATCATTAAGGGAGCCCTTTAATATGGAATCAATCTCATCTTTAGTTGATGAGTACTATCCAGATGCTGAATTTAATCAAGCTCCCGTAATGGTTCCAACAGTAAACCCTTCTAGGACTTTTTTAGAAAAGTTGTTTTTATTACATGAAGAGTTTCAGAGACCAGTAGAAAAAATTAGAACAGATCGATTGAGTAGACATTTATACGATGTATATCAACTATCTTCTACAGAGTACGCAGAGGAAGCAATAAAAAATAAGGAATTATATGAAGTAATTGTAAGGCATAGATATAAATTTTCAAGAGTTGGTGGTGTTAATTATAATCTTCATCAACCTCAATTGATTAATCCAATACCTCCAATACACTTAGAGGAGGCATGGAAAAAAGATTATAGGTCTATGCAAGAAGAAATGATTTATGGACAATCACCTTCCTTTGAGGAAATGTTACAACAAATAAAATTATTTTTAGAAAAAATGAAGGCTTTAGATTGGACAATGGATTTGGAGTTTCCTTTTAAAAAACATTAA